The following proteins are encoded in a genomic region of Prochlorococcus marinus XMU1408:
- a CDS encoding single-stranded DNA-binding protein encodes MNHCMLEVLVKKAPTVRFTQDNKTPLAEIEAEFDSLRADDPPSSIKVIGWGKLAEELQNKVQVNSKLVIEGRLRMNSVTRQDGTKEKQAEFTLSRIHPLSTNIALSSIPSKTQSNQKNNSATSSNNESVKWDSSPLIPDTDDIPF; translated from the coding sequence ATGAATCATTGTATGCTTGAGGTTTTGGTTAAAAAGGCCCCAACAGTTCGCTTTACCCAAGACAACAAAACTCCATTAGCCGAAATCGAAGCTGAGTTCGACAGTCTTCGTGCTGATGATCCTCCAAGCTCAATAAAAGTTATTGGATGGGGGAAATTAGCAGAAGAACTGCAAAACAAAGTTCAAGTCAATTCTAAATTAGTAATAGAAGGACGCTTAAGAATGAATTCAGTTACTAGACAAGATGGTACAAAAGAAAAACAAGCTGAATTTACTCTTTCTAGAATCCACCCACTTTCAACAAACATAGCTCTTTCATCAATTCCTTCCAAAACCCAGTCAAATCAAAAAAACAATTCTGCAACTTCTTCAAATAACGAAAGTGTCAAATGGGATAGCTCACCATTAATACCTGATACAGATGATATTCCATTCTAG
- a CDS encoding proline--tRNA ligase, protein MRVSRLMLTTLRDVPAEADITSHQLLLRGGFIRRLTGGIYAYMPLLWKVLKKITLIVEAELEKKGCLQTLLPQLQPSELWEKSGRWKSYTEGEGIMFSLKDRQGKELGLGPTHEEVITQIISQTIHSYKQLPINIFQIQTKFRDEIRPRFGLMRSREFIMKDAYSFHANENDLKSTYIDMKNAYENIFTQCGLDFVCVDADSGAIGGAASQEFMVTAKTGEDLILISSDGNYGANEEKAVSIIDEEKLLDINKKPAIIKTYNQKTIEELCNHNDFHPTQIIKVLAYIATCDDNKKYPVLISIRGDQELNIVKLSNEISHNLKQNVLEIRAISNDDLLKEGILNIPFGFIGPDLNDNVLSNAKVWEKKFIRLADFSAKDLKIFICGNNIEDEHRVFYNWDLLNTNQQTCDLRKAKAGDRCFHDKNQKLKECRGIEIGHIFQLGTKYSKSLNANFTSDQGIEKPFWMGCYGIGISRLAQAAVEQNHDDSGIIWPVSIAPFEVIIIIANIKDINQRNLAEEIYKELINNRIDALLDDRDERAGTKFKDADLIGIPWRIVVGREANSGRVELHNRKTKLTESFDQVSILKKLSEEFNK, encoded by the coding sequence ATGCGCGTCTCCCGCCTAATGCTTACAACCCTCAGAGACGTCCCTGCCGAAGCAGATATCACTTCACATCAATTACTTTTAAGAGGAGGTTTTATCAGGAGGCTCACAGGAGGTATTTATGCATATATGCCATTGCTTTGGAAAGTTTTAAAAAAAATAACCTTAATTGTTGAAGCAGAATTGGAGAAAAAAGGCTGTCTTCAAACTCTTCTTCCTCAACTACAGCCTTCAGAATTATGGGAGAAGAGTGGCAGATGGAAGTCTTATACAGAAGGAGAAGGCATTATGTTCAGCTTAAAAGATAGACAAGGTAAAGAGCTTGGATTAGGACCAACTCATGAAGAAGTAATAACACAAATAATTTCTCAAACTATTCATTCTTACAAACAATTACCAATAAATATATTTCAAATACAAACAAAGTTTAGAGATGAAATTAGACCGAGATTTGGATTAATGAGAAGCAGAGAATTCATCATGAAAGATGCTTACTCGTTTCATGCTAATGAGAATGATTTAAAATCCACTTACATAGATATGAAAAATGCCTATGAAAATATTTTTACACAATGTGGCCTAGATTTTGTTTGCGTAGATGCTGATAGTGGTGCTATTGGAGGAGCTGCTTCTCAAGAGTTTATGGTTACAGCTAAAACCGGAGAAGACTTGATTTTAATAAGTTCTGATGGGAATTATGGGGCTAACGAAGAAAAAGCAGTTTCAATTATTGACGAAGAAAAATTATTAGATATTAATAAAAAACCTGCAATAATTAAAACTTATAATCAAAAAACGATAGAGGAATTATGCAATCATAATGATTTTCATCCTACTCAAATCATAAAGGTTCTAGCTTATATTGCAACCTGTGATGACAATAAAAAATACCCGGTTCTTATTAGTATTAGAGGTGACCAAGAGTTAAATATTGTAAAACTTTCGAATGAAATAAGTCATAATTTAAAACAAAACGTTTTAGAAATTAGAGCTATTTCAAATGATGATCTGCTAAAAGAAGGTATTTTAAATATCCCATTTGGATTTATAGGGCCCGATCTCAATGATAATGTTCTCTCAAATGCCAAAGTATGGGAAAAAAAATTTATAAGGCTTGCTGATTTTTCGGCCAAAGATCTTAAAATTTTTATATGTGGAAATAATATTGAGGATGAACATAGAGTATTTTATAATTGGGATTTACTTAATACAAATCAGCAGACATGTGATTTAAGAAAAGCCAAAGCCGGTGATAGGTGTTTCCATGATAAAAATCAAAAATTAAAAGAATGTAGAGGAATAGAAATAGGCCATATTTTTCAATTAGGTACTAAATACTCCAAATCACTAAATGCTAATTTTACCAGTGATCAAGGCATAGAAAAACCATTCTGGATGGGATGCTATGGTATTGGAATTTCAAGATTAGCTCAAGCAGCAGTAGAACAAAACCATGATGATTCAGGTATTATTTGGCCAGTATCAATTGCACCCTTTGAGGTGATAATTATAATTGCCAATATTAAGGATATTAATCAAAGAAATTTAGCTGAGGAAATATACAAAGAGTTAATAAACAATCGAATTGATGCATTACTTGACGATAGAGATGAGAGGGCTGGAACAAAGTTTAAAGATGCAGACCTTATTGGCATTCCATGGAGAATAGTTGTTGGGAGAGAAGCTAATTCTGGCAGAGTTGAATTACACAATAGAAAAACCAAACTTACAGAGTCATTTGATCAAGTATCTATTTTAAAAAAGCTTTCAGAAGAATTTAATAAGTAA
- the cutA gene encoding divalent-cation tolerance protein CutA: MVYSDFSQGIYLIITTEADKKKAYKMANVLLEKKLIPCVTFKQVESHFWWAGKINQSKEVQLIIKCKEENLNKVCNKISQCHSYEVPEIIYFPVSANKDFQQWVNSF, translated from the coding sequence ATGGTTTATTCTGATTTTAGTCAAGGAATTTACTTGATAATAACCACTGAAGCAGATAAAAAAAAAGCATATAAGATGGCGAATGTACTTTTGGAAAAGAAATTAATACCTTGTGTAACATTTAAGCAAGTAGAATCACATTTTTGGTGGGCAGGAAAAATAAATCAATCAAAAGAAGTACAATTAATAATTAAGTGTAAGGAGGAAAACCTAAATAAAGTTTGCAATAAGATATCTCAATGCCATAGCTACGAAGTACCAGAAATAATTTATTTCCCTGTTTCAGCTAATAAAGATTTTCAACAGTGGGTAAATTCTTTTTGA
- a CDS encoding inorganic diphosphatase, producing the protein MDLSHLPPSPSPGLVNLVVEIPAGSRNKYEYFSSAGIMALDRVLHSSVRYPFDYGFIPNTLAEDGAPLDAMVVMEEPTFAGCLIKARPIGVLDMHDSGAYDGKLLCVPTADPRQREINTIKQIAQNQLEDVAEFFRTYKSLEGRVIVIDGWRDFDAVDDLLKSCIKAHQYDQGK; encoded by the coding sequence ATGGACTTGAGTCATCTTCCCCCATCACCATCACCTGGATTAGTAAATCTAGTTGTTGAGATTCCAGCTGGAAGTAGAAACAAATATGAATATTTTAGCTCTGCGGGAATTATGGCTCTTGATAGAGTATTGCACTCTTCAGTCAGATATCCTTTTGATTATGGATTTATTCCAAATACTCTTGCTGAGGATGGGGCGCCGCTTGATGCAATGGTTGTAATGGAAGAACCAACTTTTGCAGGTTGTTTGATCAAGGCTCGACCTATTGGAGTCCTTGATATGCATGATTCGGGGGCTTATGATGGCAAGCTTTTATGTGTTCCTACAGCCGATCCAAGACAAAGAGAAATAAATACTATTAAGCAAATAGCTCAGAACCAATTGGAGGATGTGGCTGAGTTTTTTAGAACCTACAAAAGCTTGGAGGGGAGAGTGATTGTAATTGACGGATGGAGAGATTTTGATGCTGTTGATGATTTATTGAAAAGCTGCATAAAGGCTCATCAATATGATCAAGGAAAATAA
- a CDS encoding precorrin-6A/cobalt-precorrin-6A reductase produces MDIRKKCQPHLWLLTGTGEGHAFAKSLLKEGWKITVSVVSERASIPYEKLNLEKILIGALISEEDIRSVIFNARNNHGGFHCVIDLTHPFALKITSAISNVCKQLDQPFIRYERPKNKISNAFLIKKFSDLGNYNLKNKSILLALGVRSLREALLLLRDSGANVYARVLANPESIKKALSSSIIHTNFAVLNPSGSSNGKIEQALIRRWAIDGVICRQSGGANEMLWHRICSSIGIDLWLLERPCKYENINSIDSYDKLSEKLKSINML; encoded by the coding sequence ATGGATATAAGGAAAAAATGCCAGCCACATCTTTGGTTGTTAACAGGAACAGGTGAAGGTCATGCCTTTGCTAAGTCTTTATTAAAAGAAGGTTGGAAAATCACTGTGAGTGTTGTGTCGGAGAGAGCTTCAATCCCATATGAAAAATTAAATTTAGAGAAAATATTAATCGGAGCTTTGATAAGTGAGGAAGATATTCGAAGTGTAATTTTTAATGCAAGAAATAATCATGGTGGATTTCATTGTGTCATAGATCTTACTCATCCATTCGCTTTAAAAATAACATCGGCCATCTCAAATGTTTGTAAGCAACTAGATCAACCATTTATAAGATATGAAAGACCAAAAAATAAGATTTCAAATGCATTCCTAATAAAAAAATTTAGTGATTTGGGTAATTATAATTTAAAAAATAAATCTATTTTGCTGGCCTTAGGTGTTAGAAGCCTTCGGGAAGCATTGCTTCTTTTAAGAGATTCAGGAGCTAATGTATATGCAAGAGTTTTAGCTAATCCAGAGAGTATAAAAAAAGCTTTGTCTTCATCAATTATCCACACAAATTTTGCAGTTCTCAATCCATCAGGTTCAAGTAATGGAAAAATTGAACAAGCACTTATAAGACGGTGGGCTATAGATGGAGTTATTTGCAGGCAATCAGGAGGAGCTAATGAAATGTTATGGCATCGAATTTGTTCAAGTATTGGTATTGACCTTTGGTTATTGGAGAGACCATGTAAATATGAAAATATTAATTCAATAGATAGCTATGACAAATTAAGTGAAAAATTAAAATCTATTAATATGTTATGA
- a CDS encoding Spx/MgsR family RNA polymerase-binding regulatory protein codes for MKLFSYSSCSTCRRAIKWLENNDIPFELIDILGIPPTKAMLVSASEVYGGRKYLLNTSGLIYRTIGSEVVKKMSDKEFFEKLFIEPRLIKRPFLYKSNKCLLVGFKEEKWAEKLL; via the coding sequence TTGAAATTATTTAGTTATTCTTCATGTTCTACTTGTCGGAGAGCTATTAAATGGCTTGAAAATAACGACATTCCCTTCGAATTAATTGATATTTTAGGGATTCCTCCTACTAAGGCAATGCTTGTCTCTGCAAGTGAGGTATATGGGGGAAGAAAATATCTTTTAAATACAAGTGGGCTGATATATCGGACAATTGGCTCAGAGGTTGTTAAGAAAATGAGTGATAAAGAATTTTTTGAGAAACTTTTTATAGAACCTAGATTAATAAAGAGACCTTTTTTATATAAGTCTAATAAATGCCTTTTAGTTGGATTTAAAGAAGAAAAGTGGGCTGAAAAATTATTATGA
- a CDS encoding dihydroorotase — MKSSYLFENIQTLEGSRSTLKNQTVLIKDGVIKAFGKKALQNAELLNIKPKNAKNMLLAPCLVDPHSFLESPFKGKAENIYTLIKKATVAGYGQLGILPRSNLWRDQIESIISLKTINSEVLIHIWGAFSLGGKGISLSKHSDLLQNGAIGLADDDFTPPIELLKQGFSLGEMKKSPVLLAPRDISLQAEGMSRESVDTLRAGWPPDPIESEILPLVQLLELHKQYPDIALRLMNISTSEGVSKLKDAYLNPLTTVQWWHLVTDNSYLSPFDIGWSVTPSLGSPKDRASLIKGLEENVLTAISVHSTPTDDSETKQPANRRKKGISGYNLVLPLLWDQLIRKSGWEVEKLWEKLSFGPSKVMNQPEEKLSLDSNRWLLFDPEKEWVQSNEKNNLTTATNQPMKDHKICGKVIDCGLINQVYQND; from the coding sequence ATGAAAAGTAGTTATCTTTTCGAAAATATTCAAACACTTGAAGGATCCAGATCAACTTTAAAGAATCAAACTGTTTTAATAAAAGATGGCGTAATCAAAGCATTTGGTAAAAAAGCTCTTCAAAATGCGGAACTTTTAAATATAAAGCCAAAAAATGCTAAAAATATGCTTCTAGCACCTTGCCTCGTTGACCCTCACTCGTTTTTGGAATCTCCTTTTAAAGGGAAAGCAGAGAATATATATACACTAATCAAAAAAGCAACAGTTGCTGGATATGGCCAATTAGGAATTTTGCCAAGAAGTAATTTATGGAGAGATCAAATTGAATCAATTATTTCTTTAAAAACTATCAATAGCGAGGTTTTAATTCATATATGGGGAGCTTTTAGTCTAGGTGGAAAAGGGATTTCCCTCTCTAAACATTCTGATCTACTACAAAATGGAGCCATTGGCTTAGCTGATGACGATTTCACTCCTCCCATAGAACTTCTTAAGCAAGGGTTTTCACTTGGAGAAATGAAAAAATCGCCTGTACTTTTAGCACCAAGAGATATATCCCTTCAAGCAGAAGGAATGTCTAGGGAAAGCGTAGATACACTAAGAGCAGGCTGGCCTCCTGACCCTATCGAAAGTGAAATTCTTCCTCTTGTCCAATTACTAGAGCTTCACAAGCAATATCCTGATATTGCTCTGCGATTAATGAATATATCAACTTCTGAAGGTGTTTCAAAACTTAAGGATGCTTACTTAAATCCACTAACAACTGTCCAATGGTGGCATCTAGTAACCGACAACTCCTATCTTTCTCCTTTTGACATTGGTTGGAGCGTAACACCCTCATTAGGATCTCCAAAAGATAGAGCATCACTCATAAAAGGATTAGAAGAAAATGTTTTAACAGCAATATCTGTTCACTCCACCCCTACAGATGATTCGGAAACCAAGCAGCCTGCAAATAGAAGAAAAAAAGGTATTAGTGGATACAACTTAGTCCTGCCTTTGCTCTGGGATCAATTAATAAGGAAGTCAGGTTGGGAAGTAGAGAAATTATGGGAAAAACTAAGTTTTGGTCCATCTAAAGTAATGAACCAACCTGAAGAAAAATTAAGTTTAGATAGTAACCGATGGTTATTGTTTGACCCTGAAAAAGAATGGGTCCAATCTAATGAAAAAAATAATTTAACAACCGCTACCAATCAACCGATGAAAGATCATAAGATATGCGGGAAAGTTATAGATTGTGGGCTTATTAATCAAGTTTACCAAAACGACTAA
- a CDS encoding adenosine kinase: MKERINESSLDVVGIGNAIVDVLTKIDDSLLEKLSFKKGSMTLIDENKAKELYEIVNNGIQKSGGSVANSLACVSQLGGKAAFIGRVRNDKLGEIFTEEISRTGTIYKTPPSSAGPSTARCLIFITPDAQRTMCTYLGASVLLEPNDLDLSIVREAKILYLEGYLWDNPAAKNAFIKAAEIAKNAGRKVALSLSDSFCVNRHRESFIKLVEDYIDILFANEEEITSLYKTSNLKLAIEKLKPKCEITAITLGKNGSILIVNGKEIIIDPYIHGNAIDTTGAGDIYAGGFLKGLANNLDPAISAKIGSICAGQIVTQLGSRSNTDLLNLINKHL; this comes from the coding sequence ATGAAAGAAAGAATAAACGAATCCTCTCTTGACGTTGTAGGTATTGGAAATGCAATTGTTGATGTATTGACGAAAATAGATGATTCTCTTCTTGAAAAACTATCTTTCAAAAAAGGTTCAATGACCTTGATTGATGAAAATAAAGCAAAAGAACTTTATGAAATAGTCAACAATGGTATCCAAAAATCAGGGGGTTCTGTTGCTAATTCTTTAGCATGTGTATCCCAACTTGGAGGCAAGGCAGCTTTCATTGGAAGAGTAAGAAATGACAAACTTGGAGAAATCTTTACAGAAGAAATTTCAAGAACTGGAACCATTTACAAGACTCCACCTTCTTCAGCAGGCCCATCAACGGCACGGTGTCTGATTTTTATTACTCCAGACGCTCAGAGAACTATGTGCACTTACTTAGGCGCTTCAGTTTTACTAGAACCTAATGATCTAGACCTTTCTATTGTCAGAGAAGCTAAAATACTTTATTTGGAGGGATACCTGTGGGACAACCCCGCCGCTAAAAATGCATTTATAAAAGCTGCAGAGATAGCTAAAAATGCAGGCAGAAAAGTTGCTTTATCTCTTTCTGATTCATTTTGTGTGAATAGACATCGAGAAAGTTTTATAAAGCTAGTTGAAGATTACATTGATATACTGTTTGCAAATGAAGAAGAAATAACATCACTATATAAAACTTCTAATCTAAAATTAGCAATTGAGAAATTGAAACCAAAATGTGAAATCACTGCAATAACATTAGGCAAAAACGGTTCAATTCTAATTGTAAATGGAAAAGAAATAATTATAGATCCTTATATTCATGGCAATGCTATTGATACTACAGGTGCAGGCGATATTTATGCTGGAGGTTTTTTAAAAGGACTAGCAAATAATCTAGATCCAGCAATATCTGCAAAAATTGGATCTATTTGCGCAGGACAGATAGTTACACAGTTAGGTTCTCGATCAAATACTGATCTTTTAAATTTGATCAACAAACATTTGTAA
- the lepB gene encoding signal peptidase I, whose product MNLRKQNKKSWWRSFFDTWGPVSLTVLLYAGIRHFVAEARYIPSGSMLPGLKVNDRLIVEKISLRNRAPFRGEIVVFNSPYSFDKKLIADRKKQLPSEFKCSLITFPLISWIPTLRDRACDAYIKRVIAVGGDRLLINENGTLVLNDKSIDEPYVEYFCPKKDKFNLCRPITTIVPQGHIFVLGDNRANSWDSRFWPSGGFLPEKEIIGKATWRFWPISRFGKLD is encoded by the coding sequence TTGAACTTAAGGAAACAAAATAAGAAATCATGGTGGCGTTCTTTCTTTGATACGTGGGGACCTGTTTCTCTAACTGTTCTTTTATATGCTGGTATTCGTCATTTTGTCGCAGAAGCTAGATATATCCCGTCTGGCTCAATGCTTCCTGGATTGAAGGTGAATGATCGACTTATTGTTGAAAAAATATCTTTGCGTAACAGAGCTCCTTTTCGTGGGGAAATAGTAGTGTTTAACTCACCGTATTCTTTTGATAAGAAATTGATAGCTGATAGGAAAAAACAACTTCCGTCTGAATTTAAATGTTCTTTAATAACCTTCCCATTGATTTCATGGATACCTACTTTGAGAGATAGGGCTTGTGATGCTTATATCAAACGTGTAATAGCTGTAGGAGGTGATCGTCTCTTGATTAATGAAAATGGAACTCTTGTCTTAAATGATAAATCGATAGATGAACCATATGTTGAATACTTTTGTCCAAAAAAAGACAAATTTAATCTATGTCGTCCGATTACTACAATTGTTCCACAAGGACATATATTTGTATTGGGTGATAATCGAGCTAATAGTTGGGATAGTCGGTTTTGGCCATCGGGAGGATTCTTACCCGAGAAAGAAATAATTGGCAAGGCAACCTGGCGTTTTTGGCCTATTAGTCGTTTTGGTAAACTTGATTAA
- a CDS encoding resolvase: MFNGSVNSGINGRAEESIDKVLNTVANSADSLLTIDEVQKTLNRSRASVYRYTNTDTRNLNPPFNPKKLNTEFRSDQKDQLLFHPNEVARFAKDILRIKEVTVEIFNSPSSETQNTLNAILEELRIIRNQLEGNSEIKQTIPNHLKDTDRKAA; this comes from the coding sequence ATGTTTAACGGTTCAGTAAATTCAGGCATTAACGGAAGAGCAGAGGAGTCTATAGATAAAGTATTGAATACAGTTGCCAACTCAGCAGACTCATTATTAACAATTGATGAAGTTCAAAAAACGTTGAATAGATCCAGAGCTTCTGTATACAGATATACAAATACCGACACAAGAAATCTTAATCCACCATTCAATCCCAAAAAATTAAATACAGAATTTAGAAGTGATCAAAAAGATCAATTGCTTTTTCATCCTAATGAAGTTGCTCGATTCGCAAAAGATATTCTTAGAATTAAGGAAGTAACTGTTGAAATATTTAATTCACCATCTTCAGAAACTCAAAATACTCTAAATGCAATACTTGAGGAATTAAGGATTATTAGAAATCAACTAGAAGGGAATTCTGAAATTAAACAAACTATTCCAAATCATCTAAAAGATACTGATAGAAAGGCTGCTTAG
- a CDS encoding adenylosuccinate synthase, translating to MANVVVIGAQWGDEGKGKITDLLSRSADVVVRYQGGVNAGHTIVVENKVLKLHLIPSGILYQDTICLIGSGTVVDPKVMIKEIKMLEDNDIDISGLKLASTAHVTMPYHRLLDMAMEKKRGLQKIGTTGRGIGPTYADKSQRNGIRIIDLLSREKLQERLKVPLAEKNGLLQKIYGIEPLILDEIIEEYLSYGKQLQKHIVDCNRTIHQAARKKKNILFEGAQGTLLDLDHGTYPFVTSSNPVSGGACIGAGVGPTLIDRVIGVAKAYTTRVGEGPFPTELQGSINDQLCDRGGEFGTTTGRRRRCGWFDGVIGKYAVEVNGLDCLAITKLDVLDELDEIDVCIAYELNGKRIDYFPSSVEDFEKCKPILKKLPGWRCSTENCRRLEDLPPAAMSYLRFLAELMEVPIAIVSLGANRDQTIVIEDPIHGPKRALLNS from the coding sequence TTGGCAAATGTTGTAGTCATAGGCGCTCAGTGGGGTGATGAAGGTAAAGGCAAAATCACCGATTTGCTTAGTCGCTCCGCAGATGTTGTTGTTCGCTATCAAGGTGGTGTGAATGCTGGTCATACAATTGTTGTAGAGAACAAAGTTCTCAAATTGCATTTAATACCCTCCGGGATCTTGTATCAAGACACGATTTGTCTTATTGGGTCAGGAACAGTTGTTGACCCAAAAGTAATGATTAAAGAAATAAAAATGCTTGAGGATAACGATATAGATATATCAGGACTAAAACTAGCCTCAACTGCCCATGTAACCATGCCCTATCATCGGCTTCTTGATATGGCAATGGAGAAGAAAAGAGGTCTCCAAAAAATAGGTACTACTGGTAGAGGAATTGGGCCAACATATGCAGACAAATCTCAAAGAAACGGAATCAGAATTATTGACCTACTTAGCAGGGAAAAGCTTCAAGAAAGATTAAAAGTCCCTTTAGCTGAGAAAAATGGATTGCTACAAAAAATTTATGGAATTGAACCATTAATCCTTGATGAAATAATTGAAGAATATTTAAGCTATGGAAAACAGCTACAAAAACATATTGTTGACTGCAATAGAACTATTCATCAAGCAGCCAGAAAAAAGAAAAATATATTATTTGAGGGCGCTCAAGGAACTCTTTTAGATCTTGATCACGGTACCTACCCTTTTGTAACTTCATCTAATCCGGTATCAGGAGGGGCCTGTATTGGCGCTGGAGTAGGTCCTACACTTATTGATAGAGTTATTGGAGTTGCTAAAGCCTATACAACTAGAGTTGGCGAAGGGCCTTTCCCAACAGAATTGCAAGGAAGTATTAATGATCAACTCTGTGATAGAGGGGGGGAATTTGGAACTACTACAGGGCGAAGAAGAAGATGTGGTTGGTTTGATGGCGTAATTGGGAAATACGCAGTTGAGGTTAATGGATTAGATTGTCTAGCTATTACTAAACTGGACGTTTTAGATGAACTTGATGAGATTGATGTATGTATCGCATATGAACTTAATGGTAAGAGAATTGATTATTTTCCAAGTAGTGTTGAAGATTTTGAAAAATGTAAGCCAATTCTTAAAAAGCTCCCTGGCTGGAGGTGCTCTACAGAAAATTGTCGTCGCCTAGAAGATCTTCCCCCTGCTGCAATGAGTTACTTAAGATTCCTTGCTGAGCTTATGGAAGTTCCCATAGCAATAGTTTCCTTAGGAGCTAACAGAGATCAAACAATTGTCATTGAAGACCCTATTCATGGACCTAAAAGAGCTCTTCTAAATTCCTAA
- the psb27 gene encoding photosystem II protein Psb27, translating to MISAFHHLSTRMVRAALAICLGLCLILFQFASEVNAAKTLMTGDFAKDTISVSSVLKETITLPKEDKGLSEAEKEAVFLISDYISRYRNRSQVNTSDTFTTMQTALNALSGHYKTFANRPVPENLKDRLNKELSKAEKLALRNN from the coding sequence ATGATTTCTGCCTTTCATCACCTCTCCACCAGGATGGTGAGGGCAGCTTTGGCTATTTGCCTTGGCTTATGCCTAATACTCTTTCAATTCGCTTCAGAAGTGAATGCAGCTAAAACACTAATGACTGGAGACTTTGCAAAAGACACTATTTCAGTCTCCTCAGTTTTAAAAGAAACCATAACTTTACCTAAAGAAGATAAAGGTCTTTCAGAAGCAGAAAAAGAAGCTGTTTTTCTAATAAGCGATTACATTTCTAGATATAGAAATCGATCTCAAGTAAATACCTCTGATACCTTTACAACAATGCAAACTGCACTAAACGCTTTATCAGGTCATTACAAAACTTTCGCAAACAGACCAGTTCCCGAAAATCTCAAAGATAGATTAAACAAAGAATTATCCAAAGCAGAGAAATTAGCACTTAGAAATAATTAA